One stretch of Prunus persica cultivar Lovell chromosome G1, Prunus_persica_NCBIv2, whole genome shotgun sequence DNA includes these proteins:
- the LOC109949960 gene encoding uncharacterized protein LOC109949960 gives MVLSTSINSNMYMIFYRKPIFSTPNPHLLHWLPRFFSLPDGAPISNPTKYCELVGSLQYLTLTRLDISFAVNTVAQFMSAPRTSHLVAAKRILRYIKGTIDLGLTFTSQIAAARLSAYSDTNWAGCPYSRRLTIGYVITLGTNLISWCSKK, from the coding sequence ATGGTACTCTCCACATCAATCAACTCAAATATGTACATGATCTTTTACAGAAAGCCAATATTCTCAACTCCAAACCCGCATCTACTTCATTGGCTACCAAGGTTCTTCTCTCTGCCTGATGGTGCTCCCATCTCCAACCCAACCAAGTATTGCGAGCTTGTTGGCAGTTTACAGTATCTCACTCTTACTCGCCTTGACATATCTTTTGCCGTCAACACTGTTGCTCAGTTCATGAGTGCTCCTCGCACCTCTCACCTTGTTGCCGCCAAACGGATACTTAGGTACATCAAGGGCACTATTGATCTCGGCCTCACCTTTACTTCTCAAATTGCCGCCGCTCGCCTCTCTGCCTACTCTGATACGAATTGGGCTGGGTGCCCCTATTCTCGTCGGTTGACCATTGGATATGTGATTACTCTTGGAACTAATCTCATCTCATGGTGTTCCAAGAAATAG
- the LOC18791845 gene encoding ABC transporter B family member 11, producing the protein MAEENPADGDVIKEEGKAASNGHSAVEDSQNNPQDRSRSKEDGTKTVPYYKLFSFADSLDYLLMSVGTISAIGNGASVPLMTIIFGDLINSFGQTGNNKEVVDAVSKVALKLVYVAVGAAAAAFLQMSCWMVTGERQAARIRSLYLKTILRQDVGFFDKEINTGEIVGRMSGDTVLIQEAMGEKVGTFIQLIATFVGGFVIAFVKGWLLTLVMLSSIPLLVLSGAIMRILISKMASSGQTAYSVAATVVEQTIGSIRTVASFTGEKQAIANYNNSLIKAYNSGVQEGLASGFGIGSAMLIMMCSYALAIWFGGKMILEKGYTGGEVINVVSAVLTGSMSLGQASPCLSVFAAGQAAAYKMFETIDRKPEIDASDTNGQQLHDIRGDIELRDVYFSYPARPDEQIFDGFSLSIPSGATAALVGESGSGKSTVVSLIERFYDPLAGEVLIDGINLKEFQLKWIRQKIGLVSQEPVLFTCSIKDNIAYGKDGATTEEIRAAAELANAAKFIDKLPQGLDTMVGEHGTQLSGGQKQRVAIARAILKDPRILLLDEATSALDAESESIVQEALDRIMINRTTVVVAHRLSTVRNADTIAVIHRGTIVEKGPHSELIKDPEGAYSQLIRLQEMSSVSEQTAVNNHERLSSVDSRRHSSQRFSNLRSISRGSSGSGNSNRHSFSITYGVPTAVDSLETASVGRDIPASASSRGPPEVSIRRLAYLNKPEIPVLLLGTIAAAVNGAILPIFSILISSVIKTFYEPPPQLRKDSKFWALTFIVLGVVAFIALPARQYFFAVAGCNLIKRVRSMCYEKVVYMEVSWFDNPQYSSGAIGARLSADAASLRGVVGDALGLLVENSATAIAGLCIAFVANWQLALIILVLLPLLGLTGYVQVKFLKGFSADAKKMYEDASQVANDAVGSIRTIASFCAEEKVIELYQKKCEGPIKTGIRRGLISGTGFGLSFFFLFSVYACSFYAGARLVAAGKTTFSDVFRVFFALAMTAIGVSQSGSLAPNLGKVKSSAASIFAILDRKSKIDSSDESGITIENVKGEIELCHVSFKYPTRPDVPVFQDLCLTIRHGKTVALVGESGSGKSTVVSLLQRFYDPDSGHITLDGVEIQKLQLKWLRQQMGLVSQEPALFNDTIRANIAYGKEGNATEAEIIAAAELANAHKFICSLQQGYDTIVGERGIQLSGGQKQRVAIARAIMKAPKILLLDEATSALDAESERVVQDALDRIMVDRTTIVVAHRLSTIKGADVIAVVENGVIAEKGKHETLIGIKDGTYASLVALHASASS; encoded by the exons ATGGCTGAGGAAAATCCTGCGGATGGAGATGTAATCAAGGAGGAGGGCAAGGCAGCATCGAACGGCCACTCAGCAGTGGAGGACTCTCAAAACAACCCACAAGATAGAAGCAGGAGCAAGGAGGATGGCACCAAAACAGTACCATATTACAAGCTTTTCTCCTTTGCCGATTCCTTAGATTACCTGCTAATGTCTGTTGGTACAATCAGTGCTATTGGAAATGGGGCCTCTGTCCCTCTAATGACCATAATCTTTGGAGATTTGATTAATTCCTTTGGACAAACAGGGAATAATAAAGAAGTGGTTGACGCAGTTTCCAAG GTGGCTCTAAAGTTAGTCTACGTGGCGGTGGGAGCTGCTGCAGCTGCATTTCTAC AGATGTCTTGCTGGATGGTCACTGGAGAGAGACAGGCTGCTCGAATAAGAAGTTTATACTTGAAAACAATATTGAGGCAAGATGTTGGCTTTTTTGATAAAGAAATTAACACTGGGGAAATTGTTGGGAGGATGTCAGGTGATACTGTGCTCATTCAAGAGGCCATGGGCGAGAAG GTAGGAACTTTTATCCAGTTAATTGCAACATTCGTAGGAGGCTTTGTTATAGCATTTGTTAAGGGATGGCTTCTCACCCTTGTCATGCTATCTTCTATCCCCCTTCTTGTCCTCTCTGGTGCCATCATGCGCATCCTTATATCAAAGATGGCATCCAGTGGACAAACTGCTTATTCAGTGGCAGCAACTGTGGTAGAGCAGACAATTGGTTCAATCAGAACA GTTGCATCGTTTACAGGAGAAAAGCAAGCTATAGCTAATTACAACAACTCCTTAATTAAAGCTTACAACTCCGGTGTGCAAGAGGGTTTGGCATCTGGGTTCGGAATTGGTTCGGCTATGCTGATTATGATGTGTAGTTATGCTCTGGCTATATGGTTTGGAGGAAAGATGATACTTGAAAAAGGATATACAGGAGGGGAAGTCATTAATGTAGTTTCAGCTGTGTTGACTGGCTCCAT GTCTCTTGGGCAGGCATCTCCATGCTTGAGTGTATTTGCTGCTGGACAAGCTGCAGCTTATAAGATGTTTGAGACAATTGACAGAAAGCCAGAGATTGATGCTTCTGACACTAATGGGCAACAATTACATGATATCCGTGGAGACATAGAACTGAGGGATGTTTATTTTAGTTATCCTGCAAGACCGGATGAACAAATATTCGATGGATTTTCTCTTTCAATACCTAGTGGTGCAACTGCTGCTTTGGTTGGAGAGAGTGGAAGTGGTAAATCAACTGTAGTCAGTTTGATTGAGAGATTTTATGACCCCCTAGCTGGCGAAGTTCTTATTGATGGGATTAATCTCAAAGAGTTCCAGTTGAAATGGATCAGACAGAAAATAGGCCTTGTCAGCCAGGAACCCGTTTTATTTACTTGTAGCATTAAAGATAATATTGCCTATGGAAAGGATGGTGCAACCACTGAAGAAATAAGGGCTGCTGCTGAACTTGCCAATGCTGCTAAATTCATAGACAAACTGCCTCAG GGACTAGACACAATGGTTGGTGAGCATGGAACTCAGCTATCTGGGGGCCAAAAACAGAGAGTTGCAATAGCTAGAGCAATTCTCAAAGACCCAAGAATTCTACTTTTAGATGAAGCCACGAGTGCTCTTGATGCAGAATCTGAGAGCATTGTGCAGGAGGCACTGGACAGAATTATGATCAACCGGACTACTGTTGTCGTAGCCCACCGCTTGAGCACAGTAAGGAATGCTGACACCATTGCTGTTATACATCGAGGAACAATTGTTGAAAAAG GTCCACATTCTGAGCTAATTAAGGACCCTGAAGGAGCATATAGCCAGCTTATAAGGTTGCAAGAAATGAGCAGCGTGTCAGAACAGACTGCTGTAAATAATCACGAAAGGCTTAGCAGCGTGGATTCTCGAAGACATTCAAGTCAAAGATTTTCAAACTTACGATCCATAAGCAGGGGATCATCTGGAAGCGGAAATAGTAATCGTCATTCCTTCTCAATCACATATGGTGTGCCCACTGCAGTCGATTCTCTTGAAACAGCATCTGTAGGACGTGATATTCCTGCTTCAGCATCATCAAGAGGCCCTCCAGAAGTCTCAATTCGTCGCCTGGCTTACCTGAACAAGCCAGAGATCCCAGTATTATTACTAGGTACTATAGCCGCAGCAGTCAATGGGGCAATCTTACCTATTTTTTCGATATTGATATCCAGTGTAATCAAGACCTTCTACGAGCCACCTCCTCAACTCCGTAAGGATTCGAAGTTTTGGGCATTAACCTTCATTGTTCTTGGAGTGGTAGCTTTCATAGCACTGCCAGCAAGACAATACTTTTTTGCTGTGGCAGGGTGTAATTTAATAAAACGAGTTCGATCAATGTGCTATGAGAAGGTGGTTTACATGGAAGTAAGTTGGTTTGACAATCCTCAGTACTCAAGTGGTGCAATTGGTGCAAGGCTTTCTGCAGATGCAGCTTCTCTGCGTGGGGTGGTTGGAGATGCACTAGGTTTGCTGGTTGAGAATTCAGCAACTGCAATTgctggtttgtgtattgcttTTGTGGCAAATTGGCAACTTGCTCTTATAATCCTGGTTTTGCTGCCTCTATTAGGATTAACTGGTTATGTTCAAGTCAAGTTCTTGAAAGGATTCAGTGCAGATGCAAAG AAAATGTACGAGGACGCAAGTCAAGTAGCCAATGATGCAGTGGGGAGTATTCGAACAATTGCTTCCTTTTGTGCTGAAGAGAAGGTGATTGAATTGTACCAGAAGAAATGTGAAGGCCCTATTAAGACAGGGATAAGACGAGGGTTAATCAGTGGGACAGGTTTTGGGCTCtcgttcttttttcttttttctgtgtaTGCCTGCAGTTTTTATGCTGGAGCCCGACTTGTTGCAGCAGGCAAGACAACATTCTCTGATGTTTTCCGG GTTTTCTTTGCTCTAGCGATGACAGCTATTGGAGTGTCTCAGTCAGGTTCCCTAGCCCCTAATCTTGGTAAAGTAAAGAGCTCTGCTGCTTCCATATTTGCCATTCTTGACCGGAAATCAAAAATAGACTCTAGTGATGAATCTGGAATAACTATAGAAAATGTGAAGGGAGAAATTGAACTTTGCCATGTCAGTTTCAAGTATCCAACTAGACCTGACGTTCCAGTGTTCCAGGATCTTTGCTTGACCATTCGTCATGGCAAG ACAGTTGCTTTGGTTGGAGAAAGTGGAAGTGGGAAATCGACAGTCGTCTCACTGTTGCAGAGATTTTATGACCCTGATTCGGGTCACATTACATTAGATGGAGTTGAAATCCAGAAGCTACAGCTCAAGTGGTTGAGACAGCAAATGGGACTGGTGAGCCAGGAGCCGGCATTGTTTAATGATACTATCAGAGCCAACATTGCATATGGAAAGGAAGGGAATGCAACAGAGGCTGAAATTATAGCTGCTGCAGAATTGGCAAATGCTCACAAGTTCATCTGTAGTTTACAACAG GGTTATGATACAATAGTAGGAGAGCGGGGGATTCAATTGTCCGGTGGACAGAAGCAAAGGGTGGCAATTGCACGAGCTATAATGAAGGCACCAAAGATACTACTACTAGATGAAGCCACAAGTGCTCTTGATGCTGAATCGGAACGAGTGGTTCAAGATGCATTGGACCGAATCATGGTGGATCGAACAACAATCGTGGTTGCCCATCGGTTATCCACAATAAAGGGTGCGGATGTAATTGCAGTGGTGGAAAATGGAGTCATTGCAGAGAAAGGAAAGCATGAAACTTTGATCGGTATCAAGGATGGAACTTATGCTTCTTTGGTAGCATTGCATGCAAGTGCATCATCTTAG
- the LOC18791422 gene encoding ABC transporter B family member 11, with the protein MAEENPADGNVIKEQGTAASNGHSAVVEDSQNSPQDTSKSKEDGTKTVPYYKLFSFADSLDFLLMSVGTISAIGNGTSLPLMTIIFGDVINSFGQSGNNKDVVDAVSKVALKFVYLAVGAAAAAFLQMSCWMVTGERQASRIRSLYLKTILRQDVGFFDKEINTGEIVGRMSGDTVLIQEAMGEKVGSFIQLIATFVGGFVIAFIKGWLLTLVMLSSIPLLVLSGAIMGILISKMASSGQTAYSVAATVVEQTIGSIRTVASFTGEKQAIANYNNSLIKAYNSGVQEGLASGFGIGSVMLIIMCSYALAIWFGGKMILEKGYTGGEVINVVFAVLTGSMSLGQASPCLSAFSAGQAAAYKMFETIDRKPEIDASDTNGQQLHDIRGDIELRDVHFSYPARPDEQIFHGFSLSIPSGATAALVGESGSGKSTVISLIERFYDPLAGEVLIDGINLKEFQLKWIRQKIGLVSQEPVLFTCSIKDNIAYGKDGATTEEIRAAAELANAAKFIDKLPQGLDTMVGEHGTQLSGGQKQRVAIARAILKDPRILLLDEATSALDAESERIVQEALDRIMINRTTVVVAHRLSTVRNADTIAVIHRGTIVEKGPHSELIKDPEGAYSQLIRLQEMSSVSEQTVVNDHERLSSVDSRRHSSQRFSNLRSVSRGSSGRGNSNRHSFSISYGVPTAVSSLETTSAGCDIPASASSGVPPEVSLRRLAYLNKPEIPVLLLGTIAAAVNGAILPIFGILISSVIKTFYEPPPQLRKDSKFWALIFIVLGVVTFIALPARQYFFAVAGCKLIKRVRSMCYEKVVYMEVSWFDDPEHSSGAIGARLSADAASLRALVGDALGLLVENSATAIAGLCIAFVANWQLALIILVLLPLLGLNGYVQVKFLKGFSADAKKMYEDASQVANDAVGSIRTIASFCAEEKVIELYQKKCEGPIKTGIRRGLISGIGFGLSFFFLFSVYACSFYAGARLVAAGKTTFSDVFRVFFALTMTAVGVSQSGSLAPNLGKVKSSAASIFAILDRKSKIDSSDESGTTIENVKGEIELRHVSFKYPTRPDVPVFQDLCLTIRHGKTVALVGESGSGKSTVVSLLQRFYDPDSGHITLDGVEIQKLQLKWLRQQMGLVSQEPALFNDTIRANIAYGKEGNATEAEIIAAAELANAHKFICSLQQGYDTIVGERGIQLSGGQKQRVAIARAIMKAPKILLLDEATSALDAESERVVQDALDRIMVDRTTIVVAHRLSTIKSADVIAVVKNGVIAEKGKHETLIGIKDGIYASLVALHASASS; encoded by the exons ATGGCTGAGGAAAATCCTGCGGATGGAAATGTAATCAAAGAGCAGGGAACGGCAGCATCGAACGGCCACTCAGCAGTAGTGGAGGACTCCCAAAACAGCCCACAAGATACAAGCAAGAGCAAGGAGGATGGCACCAAAACAGTACCATATTACAAGCTTTTCTCCTTTGCTGATTCCTTGGATTTCCTGTTAATGTCCGTTGGTACAATCAGTGCTATTGGAAATGGGACCTCTTTGCCTCTAATGACCATAATCTTTGGAGATGTGATTAACTCCTTTGGACAAAGTGGGAATAATAAAGACGTGGTTGATGCAGTTTCCAAG GTGGCTCTAAAGTTTGTCTACTTGGCGGTGGGAGCTGCTGCAGCGGCATTTCTAC AGATGTCTTGCTGGATGGTCACTGGAGAGAGACAGGCTTCTCGAATAAGAAGTTTATACTTGAAAACAATATTGAGGCAAGATGTTGGCTTTTTTGATAAAGAAATTAACACTGGGGAAATTGTTGGGAGGATGTCAGGTGATACTGTGCTCATTCAAGAGGCCATGGGCGAGAAG GTAGGAAGTTTTATCCAGTTAATTGCAACATTCGTAGGAGGCTTTGTTATAGCATTTATTAAGGGATGGCTTCTCACCCTTGTCATGCTATCTTCTATCCCCCTTCTTGTCCTCTCTGGTGCCATCATGGGCATCCTTATATCAAAGATGGCATCCAGTGGACAAACTGCTTATTCAGTGGCGGCAACTGTGGTAGAGCAGACAATTGGTTCAATCAGAACA GTTGCATCGTTTACAGGAGAAAAGCAAGCTATAGCTAATTACAACAACTCCTTAATTAAAGCTTACAACTCTGGTGTGCAAGAGGGTTTGGCATCTGGGTTCGGAATTGGTTCGGTTATGCTGATTATAATGTGTAGTTATGCTCTGGCTATATGGTTTGGAGGAAAGATGATACTTGAAAAAGGATATACAGGAGGGGAAGTCATCAATGTAGTTTTCGCTGTGTTGACTGGCTCCAT GTCTCTTGGGCAGGCATCTCCATGCTTGAGTGCATTTTCTGCTGGACAAGCTGCAGCTTATAAGATGTTTGAGACAATTGACAGAAAGCCAGAGATTGATGCTTCTGACACTAATGGGCAACAATTGCATGATATCCGTGGAGACATAGAACTAAGGGATGTTCATTTTAGTTATCCTGCAAGACCGGATGAACAAATATTCCatggattttctctctcaataCCTAGTGGTGCAACTGCTGCTTTGGTTGGAGAGAGTGGAAGTGGTAAATCAACTGTAATCAGTTTGATTGAGAGATTTTATGACCCCCTAGCTGGCGAAGTTCTTATTGATGGCATTAATCTCAAAGAGTTCCAACTGAAATGGATCAGACAGAAAATAGGCCTTGTCAGCCAGGAACCCGTTTTATTTACTTGTAGCATTAAAGATAATATTGCCTATGGAAAGGATGGTGCAACCACTGAAGAAATAAGGGCTGCTGCTGAACTTGCCAATGCTGCTAAATTCATAGACAAACTGCCTCAG GGACTGGACACAATGGTTGGTGAGCATGGAACTCAGCTATCTGGGGGCCAAAAGCAGAGAGTTGCTATAGCTAGAGCAATTCTCAAAGACCCAAGAATTCTACTTTTAGATGAAGCCACGAGTGCTCTTGATGCAGAATCTGAGAGAATTGTGCAGGAGGCACTGGACAGAATTATGATCAACCGGACTACTGTCGTTGTAGCCCACCGCTTGAGCACAGTAAGGAATGCTGACACGATTGCTGTTATACATCGAGGAACAATTGTTGAAAAAG GTCCACATTCTGAGCTAATTAAGGACCCTGAAGGAGCTTATAGCCAGCTTATAAGGTTGCAAGAAATGAGCAGCGTGTCAGAACAGACTGTTGTAAATGATCACGAAAGGCTTAGCAGCGTGGATTCTCGAAGACATTCAAGTCAAAGATTTTCAAACTTACGATCCGTAAGCCGGGGATCATCTGGAAGAGGAAACAGTAACCGTCATTCCTTCTCAATCTCATACGGTGTGCCGACTGCAGTCAGTTCTCTTGAAACAACATCTGCAGGATGTGATATTCCTGCTTCAGCATCATCAGGAGTGCCTCCAGAAGTCTCACTTCGCCGCCTGGCTTACCTGAACAAGCCAGAGATTCCAGTATTATTGCTAGGTACTATAGCTGCAGCAGTCAATGGGGCAATCTTACCGATTTTTGGAATATTGATATCCAGTGTAATCAAGACCTTCTATGAGCCACCTCCTCAACTCCGTAAGGATTCGAAGTTTTGGGCATTAATCTTCATTGTTCTTGGAGTGGTAACTTTCATAGCACTGCCAGCAAGACAATACTTTTTTGCTGTGGCGGGGTGTAAGTTGATAAAACGAGTTCGGTCAATGTGCTATGAGAAGGTGGTTTACATGGAAGTAAGTTGGTTTGACGATCCTGAGCACTCAAGTGGTGCAATTGGTGCAAGGCTTTCTGCAGATGCAGCTTCTCTTCGTGCATtggttggagatgctctaggTTTGCTGGTTGAGAATTCAGCAACTGCAATTgctggtttgtgtattgcttTTGTGGCAAATTGGCAACTTGCTCTTATAATCCTGGTTTTGCTGCCTTTATTAGGATTAAATGGTTATGTTCAAGTCAAGTTCTTGAAAGGATTCAGTGCAGATGCAAAG AAAATGTACGAGGACGCAAGTCAAGTAGCCAATGATGCAGTGGGGAGTATTCGAACAATTGCTTCCTTTTGTGCTGAAGAGAAGGTGATTGAATTGTACCAGAAGAAATGTGAAGGCCCTATTAAGACAGGGATAAGACGAGGGTTAATCAGCGGGATAGGTTTTGGGCTAtcgttcttttttcttttttctgtgtaTGCCTGCAGTTTTTATGCTGGAGCCCGACTTGTTGCAGCAGGCAAGACAACATTCTCTGATGTTTTCCGG GTTTTCTTTGCTCTCACGATGACAGCTGTTGGAGTATCTCAGTCGGGTTCCCTAGCCCCTAATCTTGGTAAAGTAAAGAGCTCTGCTGCTTCCATATTTGCCATTCTTGACCGGAAATCAAAAATAGACTCTAGTGATGAATCTGGAACAACTATAGAAAATGTGAAGGGAGAAATTGAACTTCGCCATGTCAGTTTCAAGTATCCAACTAGACCTGACGTTCCAGTGTTCCAGGATCTTTGCTTGACCATTCGTCATGGCAAG ACAGTTGCTTTGGTTGGAGAAAGTGGAAGTGGGAAATCGACAGTCGTCTCACTGTTGCAGAGATTTTATGACCCTGATTCGGGTCACATTACATTAGATGGAGTTGAAATCCAGAAGCTACAGCTCAAGTGGTTGAGACAGCAAATGGGACTGGTGAGCCAGGAGCCGGCATTGTTTAATGATACTATCAGAGCCAACATTGCATATGGAAAGGAAGGGAATGCAACAGAGGCTGAAATTATAGCTGCTGCAGAATTGGCAAATGCTCACAAGTTCATCTGTAGTTTACAACAG GGTTATGATACAATAGTAGGAGAGCGGGGGATTCAATTGTCCGGTGGACAGAAGCAAAGGGTGGCAATTGCACGAGCTATAATGAAGGCACCAAAGATACTACTACTAGATGAAGCCACAAGTGCTCTTGATGCTGAATCGGAACGAGTGGTTCAAGATGCATTGGACCGAATCATGGTGGATCGAACAACAATCGTGGTTGCCCATCGGTTATCCACAATAAAGAGTGCGGATGTAATCGCAGTGGTGAAAAATGGAGTCATTGCAGAGAAAGGAAAGCATGAAACATTGATCGGTATCAAGGATGGCATTTATGCTTCTTTGGTAGCATTGCATGCAAGTGCCTCATCTTAG